The DNA region AATCATTTATGGCAAAGGCCTGGTCGAAAGCCGGACAACCTTCGAGTGGGCGGCATTCTGGTTGCAATACCACAAAAGTGTACGACCGGGTTACTACCTTGTTTACCCCGACATGAGCAACCTCGAGCTGTTGCGTATACTCCGTTCGGGGAGGCAGACCCCGGTCAAAGTCACATTCAACAGCCTGCGCGATGTGTATCAGCTTGCAGCAAGAGTTGGCGGACAGATTGAAGCAGATTCCGCATCCATAGCCAGCCTGCTGAGCGACTCGGCATATCTGGCTTTTCTGGGCTATAACCATCAGACTATTCCGGCCCTCTTCATACCCAACACCTACGAGTTTTACTGGACGACGACTGCAGAGGGTTTTGTTTCGCGCATGTTTCAGGAGCACAAACGTTTCTGGAACGAATCGCGGCGCGCCAAAGCCGAACAGATACCGCTCAGTCCGCTTGAGGTGAGCATTTTAGCTTCGATTGTGGAAAAAGAAACCAACAAAAACGACGAAAAACCCATTATAGCCGGGGTTTACATCAACCGGCTCCGCGGTGGCTGGAGGTTGCAGGCCGATCCCACCCTGGTTTTTGCCACACGCGATTTCGAAGCAAGACGAATTGTTGATTTTCACCTCAATTTCAACTCTCCGTACAACACCTATATGTACCCTGGTCTGCCCCCAGGCCCCATCTGCATCCCCTCAATCAGCTCCATCGATGCAGTGCTGAATCATCAAAAGCACAGGTTTCTGTATTTTTGTGCACGCGACGACTTGTCGGGCTACCACGCTTTTGCCGAAACATACGAGCAACACCAGTACAACGCCTGGAAATACCGACGGGCGCTCGACAGGTTAAACATCAGGAGATAAAACCTTATGATAAAAGCCTTTAAAGCCTACGATATCAGAGGAGTATGGGACAGAGACCTGAATGCGGACATGGTTTACCGCATCGGTTTTTTTCTGCCACAGATACTCGAAGCCAACCATATCCTCGTGGGCCGCGATGCCCGCAATTCCTCCCCTGCCCTTTTTGAAGCGCTCTGCAAGGGCATAACCGATGCCGGTGTTTCGGTATCGGATGCAGGCATCACCACTACCCCCATGATTTATTGGGGAACTGGCAGATATGGATTTCCAGGGTCGGTAATGATTACCGCCTCGCACAACCCGCCGGAATATAACGGCTTGAAAGTATCCGCCAGAAACGTAGTCCCTGTGGGCTACGACAATGGCCTCAGCCGTCTGGAAAAACTTGTCGAAAACGGGACAATCGAATCAAAAGCCAGGAAAGGAGAAGTTAAGCAATTCGATTTCAGGGAAGCCTACCTCGAATTTCTTTCCCAATACAAGAGCGACTTTTCCAATCTGCGCATCGGGGTTGATTGCAGCAATGGAATGGCCTGCCTGTTGGTTAAATCCCTGCTCGACAAAGATGCGTTCTACATTAATGACCTGATCGACGGCAATTTTCCCGGGCATGAACCTAACCCTTTGGAACCTGAAAACCAGGAACAAATCAAGCAACTAGTTGTCAACCGCCGTTGCGATATCGGTCTTATCTTCGACGGGGATGCCGACCGGGTGATGTTTATCGACGAAAACGGCCGTTTTGTTTCGCCCGACCTGATCATTGCCCTGATGGGGCATTACTTTTTCGAGTTTAAAGGAGGCAAGGGGCCGGTGCTTCAGGACATCCGCAGCAGCCGTGCCATTGCCGAATACCTCAGCCAATTTGGCGCCGAAGTGCACACCTGGCGTGTTGGCCGGGCCTACGGAGCAGGCAAGCTCCGCGAGATAGACGGAATCTACGGTGGCGAGCTCGCCGGTCATTATTACTTCCGCGATTTTTATTACTCCGACTCGGCCATGCTGGCAGCGCTCATTGTGCTCAGGCTGGTCAGCCAGTTCAAAGAAGCAGGTTTTTCGTTCTCACAGCTCATCAGGCATATCTCGGCCTACCACAGCACAGGCGAAATTAATTTCAGGATAAGCAAAAAACAGGAAGCCATGGATGCGGTACTGGAGCACTTTATGACCAAGGAAAAACCTGTTTCTTTCATGGATTTCGACGGTTACCGACTCGATTATCCGGATTATTGGTTCAACATCCGCCCCAGCAATACCGAACCCTACCTGCGTTTTCTGGCCGAAGCCCGCACAGCAGAAAAATTGCAGGAGATCGAACACAGGGTAAAAACCATCGTATCACAATTTGACTAACACATGTATCTGAATATCAAACTAATCGCACCTTTTCTACTGATGCTCGTCCTGGTGAGTTGTGGCACTAAGGAAGAGAAATTTCGCCATCACCTCGAAAACGGCATCGACCTGATCTATCAGGCCAGACATCGCGAAGCAGAAGCTGAATTGACCAAAGCCCTGAAATACAAACCCGACTCACACGAAGCGGTGTATTATCTGGGTGCATGCCGCCGCTCGCTGGGCGATGTGGAAGGCGCCAAGGCCCGGTTCGAAGAGGCCATCCGGCTCAATCCGCAATATCCTGACCCCTACCTTGGGCTTGCACTCATCTATCAGGATGTTTATCAGGACAGGGATATGGCCTGCCATTACTTTGTGATGGCCGAAGACCTGGGCATGAAAAGCCTGATGGACTATACAAAAAGGTGCAGGTAGCTCAGCGATTGTCAAACCTGGGTGGCCAGCCCCTGAACAAG from Bacteroidota bacterium includes:
- the mltG gene encoding endolytic transglycosylase MltG, whose amino-acid sequence is MSAYYTSGRDRRRRMLRRSLGIITLFLLLLFAAAVLVYITFFRPNTYTSGLPVAELIIPTGSDFDKAKEIIYGKGLVESRTTFEWAAFWLQYHKSVRPGYYLVYPDMSNLELLRILRSGRQTPVKVTFNSLRDVYQLAARVGGQIEADSASIASLLSDSAYLAFLGYNHQTIPALFIPNTYEFYWTTTAEGFVSRMFQEHKRFWNESRRAKAEQIPLSPLEVSILASIVEKETNKNDEKPIIAGVYINRLRGGWRLQADPTLVFATRDFEARRIVDFHLNFNSPYNTYMYPGLPPGPICIPSISSIDAVLNHQKHRFLYFCARDDLSGYHAFAETYEQHQYNAWKYRRALDRLNIRR
- a CDS encoding phosphomannomutase/phosphoglucomutase encodes the protein MKAFKAYDIRGVWDRDLNADMVYRIGFFLPQILEANHILVGRDARNSSPALFEALCKGITDAGVSVSDAGITTTPMIYWGTGRYGFPGSVMITASHNPPEYNGLKVSARNVVPVGYDNGLSRLEKLVENGTIESKARKGEVKQFDFREAYLEFLSQYKSDFSNLRIGVDCSNGMACLLVKSLLDKDAFYINDLIDGNFPGHEPNPLEPENQEQIKQLVVNRRCDIGLIFDGDADRVMFIDENGRFVSPDLIIALMGHYFFEFKGGKGPVLQDIRSSRAIAEYLSQFGAEVHTWRVGRAYGAGKLREIDGIYGGELAGHYYFRDFYYSDSAMLAALIVLRLVSQFKEAGFSFSQLIRHISAYHSTGEINFRISKKQEAMDAVLEHFMTKEKPVSFMDFDGYRLDYPDYWFNIRPSNTEPYLRFLAEARTAEKLQEIEHRVKTIVSQFD
- a CDS encoding tetratricopeptide repeat protein, with translation MYLNIKLIAPFLLMLVLVSCGTKEEKFRHHLENGIDLIYQARHREAEAELTKALKYKPDSHEAVYYLGACRRSLGDVEGAKARFEEAIRLNPQYPDPYLGLALIYQDVYQDRDMACHYFVMAEDLGMKSLMDYTKRCR